ATGAAACAGGAGACACCGCAATCCCTGGAAACGGATCTCACCCTGGATGCGCTGCTGATGATGGCGACGGAAAATAATCCCACGCTGGTTCAGGCGCAGCAACAGATTCAGGGAACCCTGGGCAAGGCCCTGGAAGCCGGACTGTATCCCAATCCGACCTTCTATTACATCGCGGAACAGATCTTTGTGGATTCTGAAACCGACACCGATACGCCGGGGGAATTCCAGGGAGGTGCCGTTCAGCAGGAAATCGTCACCGCCAACAAGCGAGAGATCAGTCGGCGGAAATATCAGCAGCGTGCAAAAACGGCGGAATGGATGGCCGTCGCCCAGCAATGGCGAGTCTGTAACGATGTTCGCATTCATTTCTGGAAAACGCTGGGGCATCGTCAGATTGTCGACATTCGCCGCGAGCTACTCAAAGCTGCCGAAGACTCGGCACTGACGACGCGCGAGCAGGTCAACCTGGGGCAGGCCACTCAGGCTGAGCTTCATCTTTCCAATGTCTCCCTGCAGCGCACACGGCTCTCTCTGCTGAATGCCGAAAATATGTACCGCAGCCAGTTCGCCATGCTCAGTTCCCTGGTGGGAGTCGAACTGGAGCCGCAACCTCTCAAGGGCAAACTTGTGGCAGATATGGAATCCATGATTGACTTCAATCAGGCAGTAGAAAACCTGTATAGCGACAGTCCTGAAGTACTGGCTGCCACCGCGAAGTGGCAGGCCGACTGTATCACCCTGGAACGGGAACGCGTCGAACCGGTGCCGAACATCTTTGTGAAAGCCGCTTCAGGTTATAATCATGAGTCCCGTGAGCCGGTCGCCTCGGTACAGATCTTTATGGAAGTTCCGATCTTCGATCGCAACCAGGGTACGATTCATCAGGCTGAAGCTGACCTCGCTCGACAGAATGCGGAAATAAAGCGAACCAAGCTCAGGCTGCGTCAGGACCTCGCACTGCACTATCAGAAATATTTGACAGCGCTTCAGCATGTGATAGAATTTCAGTCGGTTATCCTGCCTGAAGCGAAAGCCGCTTATGCGAACCAGCTGGATGCCTATAAGGGAGATCGACAGAACTGGGGAGATGTCCTGAAGACCCAGCGCGAATATTATCAACTGCGCGAACAGTATGTGCACCACCTCATTACCTGGCGTACCAACGAGACGCTGATCAATGGTTTTCTCCTGCACGGGGGGTTAAAAGCCGCAGAATCCCCCACGCCGCCCGGTCATATCGATTCGGTCGCTCAGCCTCGCTGACCGGATGCGCCGTCTGTTTACCGCCTTTCACCCGCTTTGATTTTTAAACAGGAGTCTTGGTATGTCTGACTCATCCTCTCGGCGCGCCTTTCTGAAAAATGGAACTATGGGCACATTTGCTGCATTAAGTGTCGGCACCCCGGCTGCGGCAGCATTATCAAAAGAACAACACGATTCCCCGTCAGCTCAAGCTTCGAAGAAACAAGCGGATCAACACGAAGTCCAGGACGAGTATGACGGCTTCTCCCGCTATCGTCCCAGCCGCGGGCATGATCCCGACAGCGACTATTACATCGGCAAGCGGGTTCCCGGTTTTCGTAATCCGGCTGACGGTCCGGCGCCCTTCATCGCCAACGATCTGGATAAGCTCCCCTGGAAGATGAAAAATGGCGCCAAGGAGTTCCACCTGGTCTGCGAACCCGTGGCCCGGGAGTTCCTGCCCGGCCATTGGATGAACGTCTACGGCTTTAATGGTTCCATGCCCGGTCCCACGATTGAAGTGACCCAGGGGGATCGGATTCGGATCATCGTGCATAACGAATTGCCGGAAGAGACTTCCATACACTGGCATGGATTTGAATTGCCGGTCCAGTATGATGGTGCCCACACCATGACACAGAACCCGATTAAACCCGGGAAAACTTTCAAATATGAGTTTGACGTGCATGAAGAAGGCACTTTTTTTTATCACTCACATATCGCTATGCAGGAAGCGTTCGGCATGGTGGGCTGGTTTATCGTGCATCCCCAGAAAGTCTGGGATCCCCCGGTAGACCGCGATTTCGGAGTCATCTTTCAGAACTTTCGTATCGATCCGATGCAGACTGTAGTCAACAGTTGGAGCATGGACTGGAACTGGCACACCATTAACGGTCGGAGCGGCCCCTATGCCACGCCCCTGGTCTGCAAGCACGGTGAACGCGTCCGCGTGCGTCTTCTGGATTTCAGTCCGGTGCAACACCATCCGATTCATATGCACGGGCACACCTTTTGGATCACCGGGCACGAGGGCGCCCGCATTCCAAAATCCGCCTGGATCCCCCGCAACACGGAACTCGTCGGCGTTGCTCAGGCTGCCGACTTTGAATTCATCGCCAATAATCCCGGCGACTGGATGTTCCACTGCCACATGGTACATCACATGATGAATCACATGGTTCAGCACGTGGGCCCCCGTCTGCGGGAAGATGCCAAAGTCGACCACTACCTCACCAGCCTCGACACACGCCCCCGCGTCAAAATGCACCAGGATCCCCAATTCGGCATTCCCGGCTACCCGCAGAAAATGCAGGGCATGACCATGACGAAACCCATGATGAAAAAACTCTGGTCCCGCCGGGAGGTCAAAGGGATGCGGGCCAATGCCATGATGTCGATGGCAGGGCTCATGACCTCCGTACGTGTCCTGCCGGACGACCTGTACCAGCGCGTGATGGAGACAGATGAAAAAGTCCCCAAAGGCTCCATCTTCAAAGAGATCGTCAAACGCTTCGGCACGATTGAAGACTACGAACCGGCCCCGCCCGATGTAATGCAGAAGATGCTCAATGACGACTGATCATTTCGGGTTTCGATTGGTGAGCGTTCAATTGGAAAACGTCAAAATGTCAGCTATCGGTTTGAGTGATCTTAATACTACTGGGGCAGGGAACAACAAGACAAAATTGTCGAACTCTGCTCTGACCTTCCCCCGTGCTATTTATCGTGACATTCCCGACATTTAGGCGTGCTGTTTGTCACGACATTTCCTACAAATTCGCGCGAGTTCTCGACACTCTCATACCACCATATGACGAAGATCTCTTCCCTCGGGCACCTTGAATCACCAGAATCTGGGCATGTCCAACAGCAAACGCAGGCAGCGTACCTATGACCATCGACTGAAAGAAATCGTTCGCTCCACCGGCAATATTGATATCGCTCTTCAGCGTGGTGTCCCTCGATCTACGGCTCGAGGCTGGCTGACAAAAAACATGTCCGACGTAATCACCGTCGACGTCTTAGATATGAGTCTGGTAGAACTACAACGTGAGGTGGTCGCACTGCGTCGTCGTAACGCCAGACTTATTGCTTTGCTGCGTCTGATCATCACCGTCATGAAAGTGACTCACTTCACACTGTCACAAATTCGGCTTCCGCAAGAAGCCCAAAAGCTCCGAGTGCTGCAGGCCATCGAATATTCGCGAAAGCATTTTCCATTGAAAACTGTCCTGCGTGTGATCGGTCTGTCGCACGGTCGCTACCGTGAGTGGAAGCGGGTTGAATGTGGTCTGGATGACCTGCCATCGTGCCCTCGATCGTCTCCCCATCAGCTCACTGCCGCAGAAATGAGAACGATTCAGGAAATGGTCACATCTGAAAAATACCGTCATGTAGCAACCGGGACACTGGCACGCCTGGCGGAACGAATGGGTAAGGTCTTCGCTTCTCCGTCGACGTGGTACCGTCTGGTCCGAATCCACAAATGGCGGAGAGTGCGGTCACGCGTTTATCCAGCAAAGCCGAAAGTGGGGATCCGTGCGATACGGGCCAATGAAATCTGGCATGTTGATACGTCATTAGTCCGGCTGGTTAACGGGGGCCAGGCTTATATTCACGCGGTGATCGACAATTACTCACGGCGCATTCTTGCCTGGCGTGTGCTTGATCACTTCGAGCCGGGGATCACGGCCCGGTTATTCCTGGACGCATCGCAGGCCATGACTGAGGGAAAGCCAACCGTGTTTGTGGACGGCGGTCGTGAGAACTATAATGCGGCCGTCGATGAGGTCATCGAGTCCGGTCTATTGAAAAGAGTTCTGGCACAGACCGAAATCCAATATTCCAACTCGCTTATCGAATCGTGGTGGCGTGTGCTTAAGCATCAATGGCTTTATTTCCATGAACTGGATTCCGCGCAAGCGGTTGAAAACCTGGTGGCTTTCTACGTCGAGCAATACAACACGTATTTACCACACTCCACGTTCCAGGGGCAGACTCCTGACGAGAT
The genomic region above belongs to Gimesia chilikensis and contains:
- a CDS encoding TolC family protein, with amino-acid sequence MSAFYFRKVLLPLVMLGGACVPQLLRAQDAFPLVPPAAEPRNVETSRDQVGRRFIPPSSFPKSPAGVEDLMKQETPQSLETDLTLDALLMMATENNPTLVQAQQQIQGTLGKALEAGLYPNPTFYYIAEQIFVDSETDTDTPGEFQGGAVQQEIVTANKREISRRKYQQRAKTAEWMAVAQQWRVCNDVRIHFWKTLGHRQIVDIRRELLKAAEDSALTTREQVNLGQATQAELHLSNVSLQRTRLSLLNAENMYRSQFAMLSSLVGVELEPQPLKGKLVADMESMIDFNQAVENLYSDSPEVLAATAKWQADCITLERERVEPVPNIFVKAASGYNHESREPVASVQIFMEVPIFDRNQGTIHQAEADLARQNAEIKRTKLRLRQDLALHYQKYLTALQHVIEFQSVILPEAKAAYANQLDAYKGDRQNWGDVLKTQREYYQLREQYVHHLITWRTNETLINGFLLHGGLKAAESPTPPGHIDSVAQPR
- a CDS encoding multicopper oxidase domain-containing protein translates to MSDSSSRRAFLKNGTMGTFAALSVGTPAAAALSKEQHDSPSAQASKKQADQHEVQDEYDGFSRYRPSRGHDPDSDYYIGKRVPGFRNPADGPAPFIANDLDKLPWKMKNGAKEFHLVCEPVAREFLPGHWMNVYGFNGSMPGPTIEVTQGDRIRIIVHNELPEETSIHWHGFELPVQYDGAHTMTQNPIKPGKTFKYEFDVHEEGTFFYHSHIAMQEAFGMVGWFIVHPQKVWDPPVDRDFGVIFQNFRIDPMQTVVNSWSMDWNWHTINGRSGPYATPLVCKHGERVRVRLLDFSPVQHHPIHMHGHTFWITGHEGARIPKSAWIPRNTELVGVAQAADFEFIANNPGDWMFHCHMVHHMMNHMVQHVGPRLREDAKVDHYLTSLDTRPRVKMHQDPQFGIPGYPQKMQGMTMTKPMMKKLWSRREVKGMRANAMMSMAGLMTSVRVLPDDLYQRVMETDEKVPKGSIFKEIVKRFGTIEDYEPAPPDVMQKMLNDD
- a CDS encoding DDE-type integrase/transposase/recombinase yields the protein MSNSKRRQRTYDHRLKEIVRSTGNIDIALQRGVPRSTARGWLTKNMSDVITVDVLDMSLVELQREVVALRRRNARLIALLRLIITVMKVTHFTLSQIRLPQEAQKLRVLQAIEYSRKHFPLKTVLRVIGLSHGRYREWKRVECGLDDLPSCPRSSPHQLTAAEMRTIQEMVTSEKYRHVATGTLARLAERMGKVFASPSTWYRLVRIHKWRRVRSRVYPAKPKVGIRAIRANEIWHVDTSLVRLVNGGQAYIHAVIDNYSRRILAWRVLDHFEPGITARLFLDASQAMTEGKPTVFVDGGRENYNAAVDEVIESGLLKRVLAQTEIQYSNSLIESWWRVLKHQWLYFHELDSAQAVENLVAFYVEQYNTYLPHSTFQGQTPDEMYYGTGQEIPGQLQEARIAARKSRMESNRSQSCRMCE